A stretch of the Lactuca sativa cultivar Salinas chromosome 9, Lsat_Salinas_v11, whole genome shotgun sequence genome encodes the following:
- the LOC128128968 gene encoding 60S ribosomal protein L7a-2-like, whose translation MIGYGYDLKGKLNISVDIDGGFAKTKYLRVYLISQEKVANPLFEKRPKQFGIGGALPPKKDLHRFVRWPQVVRIQRKRRILKQRLKVPPALNQFTKTLDKNLATTLFKMLLKYRPEDKAAKKERLLKRAQAESEGKTVEAKKPIVVKYGLNHITYLIEQNKAQLVIIAHDVDPIELVVWLPALCRKMEIPYCIVKGKSRLGTVSFSLIILFTFFFLLIFSCE comes from the exons ATGATTGGTTATGGTTATGATTTAAAAGGCAAACTGAATATATCAGTCGATATCGATGGAGGGTTTGCGAAAACCAAG TATCTACGAGTCTATCTAATTTCCCAGGAGAAGGTCGCGAATCCATTGTTCGAGAAACGACCAAAGCAATTTGGAATCGGTGGAGCTTTGCCTCCTAAGAAGGATCTTCACAGATTCGTAAGATGGCCTCAAGTCGTCCGAATTCAGAGAAAGAGGAGAATCCTCAAGCAGCGTTTGAAGGTCCCACCAGCATTGAACCAGTTTACCAAAACCCTTGACAAGAATCTCG CAACGACTTTGTTCAAGATGCTACTCAAGTACAGGCCGGAAGACAAAGCAGCCAAAAAGGAACGCCTGTTGAAGAGAGCTCAAGCTGAATCAGAAGGAAAGACTGTTGAAGCTAAGAAACCCATTGTTGTGAAGTATGGTCTTAACCATATTACCTACCTTATCGAGCAG AACAAGGCACAATTGGTGATCATTGCCCATGATGTTGATCCAATTGAATTGGTTGTCTGGCTTCCTGCACTCTGCAGAAAGATGGAAATCCCTTACTGCATTGTAAAGGGGAAATCTCGTTTAGGAACTGTAAGTTTTTCCCTTATCatactttttacttttttttttcttctcattTTCAGTTGTGAGTGA